From Bicyclus anynana chromosome 18, ilBicAnyn1.1, whole genome shotgun sequence, a single genomic window includes:
- the LOC112043869 gene encoding uncharacterized protein LOC112043869, protein MEDVYTIKVKTKPDTRNLYPSERRYSASTVSGLAWVHIALASTSFLLACLALVNPNADEVDLEKNVTNSDNTTEILEETTNNTYILILAPSLITIFALAAGIASIFASIRWYIDRNITWLFIMSTISTLVSFVSFTMVIVWLVSTEDDISEFYKDKIPFKDIFIIKHSDIIGRNESHFVIPRNSTEVKEEVSKLFTKRVLSINILIAAFLELLWSILSVKISYKGMRSNYKEENDRRGNCISVVTTIKGNNTKKRPMKGKFNPKPDLIDQYPSRKIKKIFLAQNDNGFYLKNQNNKMKQNTETSSEFYKERMLNFLNRCAEGVSNAEMRTPSVQSEAVLNPIPEVASVDINLQESSSSKTETKESNRVTPVSWGDTPEHTIYNQNTLNFEKIFSFRKKLDVETEKVDEASENAQNQ, encoded by the coding sequence ATGGAGGATGTGTATACAATTAAAGTGAAAACTAAGCCCGACACCAGGAATCTGTATCCGTCTGAGAGGAGGTACTCAGCTTCCACCGTGTCTGGACTCGCTTGGGTGCATATTGCGTTGGCGTCTACGTCATTTTTACTAGCTTGCCTCGCGTTGGTCAACCCGAAcgcagatgaagtcgatctcgagAAAAACGTGACCAACTCCGACAACACAACAGAAATATTGGAAGAAACGACTAACAATACGTACATATTAATTCTTGCACCGTCTTTGATAACAATTTTCGCGTTAGCTGCGGGCATTGCGTCCATTTTCGCTTCCATAAGATGGTATATAGACAGAAACATAACATGGCTCTTCATAATGTCAACGATATCGACTTTAGTTTCATTTGTTTCGTTTACAATGGTAATTGTATGGTTAGTGTCGACCGAAGACGACATATCAGAGTTTTACAAAGACAAAATACCTTTTAAAGACATATTTATAATCAAACACAGTGACATTATCGGGAGAAACGAATCTCATTTTGTGATACCGCGGAATTCTACTGAAGTCAAGGAGGAGGTTTCCAAACTGTTCACTAAACGTGTTCTATCGATTAATATATTGATCGCAGCGTTTTTAGAACTGTTGTGGTCAATATTGAGCGTCAAAATATCTTACAAAGGCATGAGAAgcaattataaagaggaaaacgaTAGACGGGGCAACTGCATATCTGTTGTAACCACAATAAAGGGTAACAACACAAAAAAGAGGCCGATGAAAGGCAAATTCAATCCCAAACCGGATTTAATAGACCAGTACCCGAGCAGGAAGATAAAAAAGATATTCCTGGCGCAGAACGACAACGGTTTCTATTTGAAAAACCAGAACAACAAAATGAAACAGAACACAGAGACAAGTTCGGAGTTCTACAAAGAACGGATGTTGAATTTCCTAAACAGATGCGCTGAAGGGGTTTCTAACGCTGAAATGAGAACCCCCAGCGTCCAATCTGAAGCCGTACTTAACCCCATCCCAGAAGTAGCCAGCGTCGATATTAACTTACAAGAAAGTAGTAGCAGCAAAACAGAAACGAAGGAATCTAACAGAGTGACCCCCGTTAGTTGGGGGGATACCCCAGAACACACGATCTACAATCAAAACACCTTGAATTTCgaaaaaatattcagttttcGGAAGAAACTCGACGTGGAAACGGAAAAAGTCGACGAGGCGAGTGAAAATGCACAGAACCAATAA
- the LOC112043868 gene encoding uncharacterized protein LOC112043868, whose translation MATKKFEFSVQQEPSEPVFLGNIFYSKYKKALFLQDKENVQQILRQGHELRIMLKELEPGQTVAVSSMMITEECPLLVKKTEPNVPVDCFYFTANRLSGLVAAYAFDNRDLFPDLESPEANALGLKWDNKDENKCRLYLAAVSGSEHFESQFAYWPLICALRKFQLKKITVDPVLKMAKIKNCSGSRMAHALMQNSSFVRDLWCLFPNSSPADIKLVLSSAPPKMKSLFSNAE comes from the exons ATGG CAACAAAGAAGTTTGAGTTTTCAGTACAACAGGAACCATCTGAACCCGTTTTCCTTGGGAATATTTTCTATTCTAAATATAAAAAGGCCCTTTTCCTACAAGACAAGGAAAATGTGCAACAAATCCTGCGTCAGGGCCACGAGCTGAGGATCATGTTGAAGGAGCTGGAGCCAGGCCAGACAGTGGCCGTCAGTTCCATGATGATCACAGAAGA ATGTCCGCTGTTAGTTAAGAAGACCGAACCAAATGTACCAGTCGATTGCTTCTACTTCACTGCCAATCGGCTCAGCGGCTTAGTCGCAGCATATGCATTCGATAACCGCGACTTGTTTCCCGATCTAGAGTCTCCGGAGGCGAATGCTTTGGGGTTAAAGTGGGATAATAAAGACGAGAACAAATGCAGACTCTACCTGGCAGCAGTTTCTGGGAGCGAGCATTTCGAAAGTCAGTTCGCTTACTGGCCACTTATCTGTGCCTTGAGGAAGTTTcagttgaaaaaaattacagtcgATCCAGTTTTGAAGATGGCCAAAATTAAGAACTGCAGTGGCTCGCGCATGGCTCACGCACTGATGCAGAACTCGAGCTTTGTGAGAGACTTGTGGTGCTTGTTCCCGAACTCGTCGCCCGCCGACATTAAGCTCGTGTTGAGCAGTGCGCCGCCAAAAATGAAGTCGCTATTTTCGAATGCGGAATGA